TGTTCCTCCTCATCATCGCTCCCACCCAGCCGGATTATGGCAGCCACAACCTGGTTGAGAACCCCGCGGACCTCATGTCCGTGGGGGATCTTACCAGCATTGGCGTGGCGAGAGAGCTGATTGAGGTTGTTGCCAACAGCCGCAAGCTGACGGATCGCCTCTGCTGCCATTCGTGTGGGCTTGGCCTTGGGTTGCTCCCCAAGGGCACACACACGAACGTATGCCGCAAGCGTGAGGCCCGTGGCCTCCGCTCTCGCAACCAAGTCTGAGTGCTCAACGTCGGTGAAGTAGGACTTCACCTGGCGGTGTCGGCGATCAGACTCTGGTTTGCGATACCCTCGTCGCGGCATACGATAGCTCCCGGCGCTTGAGGGCCAGCTTTGCCTTGAGACCACACTTTGGGTGGGTCGAATGGCAAATGTGTTTGAGGACCATTTTTGGGCCCAAACACATTGCTGGCTCCTACAAACATCCGCCTCCATAGAAAACGTTCGATTTCATGATAACGGGGGTAGAGCACACTGCCCAGCAAAAGCGGCCTGTGACAAAACCAACCCAGGTTTTGACGCTGTCGATTTTGCTAGCGGCCAGCCAGGTCCCCATCGGGGGACTAAGGCCTGGACGCTCATGGAAACAGTCCAAAGACTGTTTCCAGCTCTTGGCCACAAGCCAAGAGCCACGGGCCTCTCCAAGGCCCGGTTCCACCTGGGCGGTCGTATCAACGACCGGGTGGAACTGACGGTCCCCGCCTATCAGGCGTGGGACCGTCAAAAGGATGCTGCGGCCTCCCTTTGTCTGACGAAGGATCTCAGATGAAGGACTGTCCACAGCTCACACTAAAACGATTGTTGCACAAAAATATACCCGATTTACCATGTGCCCTCAAAAGAACCATGGGGAAGGGGGAAAACATGCCATCGACAGCGACAATCGCTTGGACAGCAGGCGCTCTAGTATTGATTCTGACAACGACGGTCTTCACAGAAGCCTTCGGCTCCTCCTACTCCGTGCATGCCGGAATACTGTTTGGCCTTGCAGCAACCATTTGCGTCTACTCTCTCCTCAAAAAGATACTGGAAGATCCGGCCAGCGTCGGAGTGCTTTTTGGCCACAAAACTCCGTGGCTGGAGAAGGCGATCAAGCTCCTAAAAGAAAAGCAACAGCAGAGCATTGATGCTGCCCTCGAGAAGCAGCGGACGGTACTGATTGAGAACCTTGAGGCATTGCGAGCTGAGCAGATAGAAACATTGGGTCACTTCGAACCTGCGGCAACGCCTGAGCATCTCAACGACTTGTCCTTGGAAGAACTAGAAGCGCTGAAAAGCGGAGCGGCGTACCAGAACGCTCAAGAAGCTGTCGAACGAGAAAAAGGCCGACTTGCCTTAGAGCAACGTCTCATCGACATCGACGCTTTCTTCTCTGACGAAAGCGCAATCCTCTACTTCACCTCTGGGGAATACCTCCAGCATTTCCCCAAGCTCGAAAAGCACATCCGGTCAAGAATCGACGACTTTGTCAGCCAACATACTCAAAGCACCGGCGTCAACATGACCAATAGCTTCACCGTGGGCATGAGCATCGTTGGTTCTGGGGTCTCTGCATACCGGACCGAAGGGGCAAGAGGCGATATGTACAACGGAATGGACACCGTTAAGTACAGTCGCGCTCTTCAAGATCTCAACAGCGGGGAACGCGCCCTCCTTCGCAGTTTCTACCTGTTGGAAGCATACGAGGAGGTTTCGCATCTCGCTCTTCTTCAACTCAGAGCGTCAATTATCTTCAATGATGGCACTCACATAAGAAACAGCGTGCAAGGAACCAATAGCGACAAGAAACACATCGGCAATGGACAACATTTTGCTCATGAAGCGATTGCTGCACATATCGGTCCCAACACAGCTAATCTTCAGCAAGCTA
The DNA window shown above is from Parvibaculaceae bacterium PLY_AMNH_Bact1 and carries:
- the mobC gene encoding plasmid mobilization relaxosome protein MobC (Derived by automated computational analysis using gene prediction method: Protein Homology.), with product MPRRGYRKPESDRRHRQVKSYFTDVEHSDLVARAEATGLTLAAYVRVCALGEQPKAKPTRMAAEAIRQLAAVGNNLNQLSRHANAGKIPHGHEVRGVLNQVVAAIIRLGGSDDEEEHSHDR